A single region of the Myxococcota bacterium genome encodes:
- a CDS encoding SDR family NAD(P)-dependent oxidoreductase, which yields MSRVGSETLPTDAIAIVGMAGRFPGAANVAELWSLVREGRRGIRSLEEAELRAAGVTPAQLEDPRYVRARGVLEDVAGFDADLFGMSPREAAFTDPQHRIFLECALDALEDAAIDPSRGDRRIGVFGGVSSSSYFLNQVLAGTDARNASSELMDHLRLGSLGSEKDFFATRVSYRLDLRGPSVDVQSACSTSAVAVHLAVQSLLMHGCDAALAGGASVFVPHTAGYLAQAGGVLSDDGTCRPFEAAASGTVPGSGAGVLVLRRLEDALADGDPVRAVILGTGLNNDGALKVGFGAPGVDGQADAIAEALSVAGVSADSIGYVETHGTGTRLGDPIEIAALKSAFGAAAGEGDASAPCALGGVKANLGHLDAAAGIAGIAKAVLALEHRTIPPQPSFDAINPEIDFAGRFFVPSEATPWTSGPTPRRAGVSSFGIGGTNVHLVLQEAPAPEAPRDASAPVSPELLILSAHSAEALSARGGAVADLLDAPVEAAQEASGARLEDVAHTLLHGRRAMEKRQAIVASSAKDAADRLRTPGALAPVSPIRRVVFLLPGQGAQRVGMARGLLRADSKLRDHLQALCARLAPGLGFDPWPLYTGEGRVEIDGTDARERIDETWVAQPLLVALEVALGRRWLELGVEPAALLGHSLGELAAACLAGVFSEEDGLDLVLARGAILRAQPRGSMLAVRAAAGALEARLSDGPTGVVVAARNAPGATTLAGPSDAIEALARDLATEGISTKPLATSHAFHSPLVDGAVEPFVERVASIALHPPRWPVISNRSGARLTDAEATDPAYWGQQLRSPVAFAEGVASVGPDDSTAFLEVGPPGTLAPLVREVAPGAPRIACLAPPERRDGEDNADARAFLGAAGRLWAGGADLDLARLSTGSPSRRLGGLPGYPFQRSPHWVERPAEGAPAAAPAPDTATPAGRIWVPSWRRRPAAITRSAAGDWLLVARDEDAPIVRSLAKALAQKGGRVAIVQPGATPADWLAGLDRRDGPVRVVHLVGAATAPGDGADAVSAARDGFACVATLAAGLTTVSDREAPEASAPSELFVVSTGLADVRDDDAIDPGRATLLGPVRVAAQELPGLRVRLVDIASTDAERDAERLLAELLRESEDDVVALRGAHRWVEHVEALDLADAPRIGAGSLIVLLGGLGRMGRAMAKWLVRERNARVVLASRSAPDAHDADALEPELSEWCAVGSAEVHRVDVTDPKDLGRFLDDVATRLGAIDLIFHLANEPARTPLDRSDAESLLFPLTTKVGGALALERALEGHAPVVVVLSSSLASLLGGPGTASYTAANAFLDAFAGARRGVWRSVSWDVWNDPGAPLANLQAGLDVADAMEQLERILAAAELPHAFVSARDLAQRRQEVAERLRADHFAAREGSTDHLERAPRPPIGTPYVAARNELEQALAEIWAEVLGLETVGVDDPFFDLGGDSLLATMLLSKVTERFAIEIPVDRFFEAPTVAEAAVVLAEQLEGEASEDELDALLAEMEDLSDADAARLLEQEDAS from the coding sequence GTGAGCCGGGTGGGCTCCGAGACGCTGCCGACCGACGCGATCGCCATCGTCGGGATGGCAGGCCGTTTTCCCGGCGCGGCGAACGTCGCTGAGCTGTGGAGTCTCGTTCGCGAAGGGCGCCGCGGGATCCGTTCGCTCGAAGAGGCCGAACTGCGCGCAGCCGGTGTCACACCCGCCCAGCTCGAAGACCCGCGCTATGTGCGCGCGCGCGGCGTGCTCGAAGACGTCGCGGGGTTCGACGCGGACCTCTTCGGCATGAGTCCGCGCGAGGCCGCGTTCACGGATCCCCAGCACCGGATCTTTCTGGAGTGCGCGCTCGACGCGCTCGAGGATGCCGCGATCGACCCGAGCCGTGGCGACCGCCGCATCGGCGTCTTCGGTGGCGTGAGCTCGAGCAGCTACTTCCTGAATCAGGTGCTCGCGGGCACGGATGCGCGCAACGCGAGCAGTGAACTGATGGACCATCTCCGGCTCGGTTCCCTGGGAAGCGAGAAGGATTTCTTCGCGACGCGCGTCTCCTATCGGCTCGATCTGCGCGGACCCAGTGTCGACGTCCAGAGCGCTTGCTCGACCTCGGCGGTGGCAGTGCACCTCGCGGTGCAGTCGTTGCTGATGCACGGCTGCGACGCGGCGCTCGCCGGCGGCGCCTCCGTTTTCGTACCCCACACCGCGGGCTACCTCGCCCAGGCCGGCGGGGTGCTCTCGGACGACGGCACCTGCCGACCCTTCGAGGCCGCGGCGTCGGGAACGGTGCCCGGGAGCGGGGCCGGCGTGCTCGTGCTCCGACGTCTCGAGGACGCGCTCGCCGACGGCGATCCGGTGCGGGCGGTGATCCTCGGCACGGGTCTCAACAACGACGGCGCGTTGAAGGTGGGCTTCGGGGCGCCCGGTGTGGACGGCCAGGCCGACGCGATCGCCGAAGCGCTGAGCGTCGCGGGGGTGTCGGCCGATTCGATCGGCTACGTCGAGACCCACGGTACCGGCACGCGCCTCGGCGATCCCATCGAGATTGCCGCCCTGAAGAGCGCGTTCGGCGCGGCGGCAGGCGAGGGCGATGCGTCGGCGCCGTGTGCGTTGGGTGGGGTGAAGGCGAACCTCGGCCACCTCGATGCGGCGGCCGGCATCGCGGGGATCGCCAAGGCGGTGCTCGCCCTCGAACACCGCACGATTCCGCCTCAGCCTTCCTTCGACGCGATCAACCCGGAGATCGATTTCGCGGGGCGCTTCTTCGTACCGAGCGAAGCGACGCCGTGGACGTCCGGTCCGACGCCGCGACGGGCCGGCGTCAGTTCGTTCGGGATCGGCGGCACGAACGTGCATCTGGTGCTCCAGGAAGCGCCGGCGCCTGAGGCGCCCCGGGATGCGAGCGCCCCCGTTTCGCCCGAACTGCTGATCCTCTCCGCGCACAGCGCCGAGGCGCTGTCGGCGCGCGGAGGCGCGGTGGCGGACCTGCTCGACGCGCCGGTGGAGGCCGCGCAAGAGGCATCCGGCGCCCGGCTCGAGGATGTCGCGCACACGCTCCTCCATGGGCGGCGCGCGATGGAGAAGCGGCAGGCGATCGTCGCGTCGAGTGCGAAGGACGCGGCCGACCGCTTGCGGACGCCGGGCGCCCTCGCACCGGTTTCGCCGATTCGGCGGGTCGTGTTCCTGCTTCCGGGGCAGGGCGCCCAGCGGGTCGGCATGGCGCGCGGCCTGCTCCGCGCCGACTCGAAGCTGCGAGACCACCTGCAAGCCCTGTGCGCACGCCTGGCACCGGGTCTCGGCTTCGATCCCTGGCCGCTCTACACCGGAGAGGGTCGAGTCGAGATCGATGGAACGGACGCGCGTGAGCGCATCGACGAGACCTGGGTCGCCCAGCCCCTGCTCGTCGCCCTGGAAGTGGCGCTCGGTCGCCGCTGGCTCGAACTCGGCGTCGAGCCCGCAGCCCTGCTCGGACACAGCCTCGGGGAGCTCGCCGCCGCGTGCCTCGCCGGCGTCTTCTCCGAGGAAGACGGGCTCGACCTCGTCCTCGCGCGTGGCGCGATTCTGCGCGCCCAGCCCCGCGGCTCGATGCTCGCGGTGCGCGCTGCTGCCGGCGCGCTGGAAGCCCGCCTCAGCGACGGCCCCACCGGGGTCGTCGTGGCCGCCCGCAATGCACCGGGCGCCACCACCCTCGCCGGACCGAGCGACGCCATCGAGGCGCTGGCGCGAGACCTCGCCACGGAGGGCATCTCGACGAAGCCGCTCGCGACGTCCCATGCCTTCCATTCCCCACTGGTGGACGGTGCGGTCGAGCCCTTCGTCGAGCGGGTGGCCAGCATCGCATTGCATCCGCCGCGATGGCCGGTGATCTCGAATCGCTCGGGCGCTCGGCTCACCGACGCCGAGGCGACGGACCCCGCCTATTGGGGGCAGCAGCTGCGCAGCCCGGTCGCATTCGCCGAAGGCGTGGCGAGCGTGGGTCCCGACGACAGCACGGCCTTTCTCGAGGTGGGTCCGCCGGGAACGCTCGCGCCGCTGGTGCGCGAAGTGGCACCGGGCGCGCCGCGCATCGCCTGTCTTGCCCCGCCCGAGCGCCGCGATGGCGAGGACAATGCCGATGCGCGCGCGTTCCTCGGCGCGGCCGGCCGGCTTTGGGCCGGCGGGGCGGACCTCGATCTCGCGCGGCTCTCCACCGGTTCCCCCAGTCGTCGGCTCGGTGGCCTTCCCGGCTATCCGTTCCAGCGAAGCCCGCACTGGGTCGAACGCCCGGCCGAGGGAGCGCCCGCCGCTGCGCCCGCACCGGACACGGCGACGCCGGCGGGTCGGATCTGGGTGCCGTCCTGGCGCAGGCGTCCGGCGGCGATCACCCGCAGCGCCGCCGGCGATTGGCTGCTGGTTGCACGCGACGAGGACGCCCCCATCGTCCGCTCCCTGGCAAAGGCCCTCGCGCAAAAGGGCGGTCGCGTGGCGATCGTGCAGCCGGGGGCCACGCCCGCGGACTGGCTCGCCGGTCTGGATCGTCGCGACGGTCCGGTGCGCGTCGTGCATCTGGTCGGAGCGGCAACGGCGCCGGGCGACGGCGCGGATGCGGTCTCCGCAGCGCGCGATGGCTTCGCCTGCGTCGCGACCCTGGCAGCCGGTCTCACCACGGTTTCCGATCGCGAAGCTCCCGAGGCGAGCGCTCCGAGCGAGCTGTTCGTCGTGTCGACCGGGCTGGCCGATGTCCGCGACGACGACGCGATCGACCCGGGTCGAGCGACGCTGCTCGGGCCGGTTCGCGTCGCCGCGCAAGAGCTTCCCGGGCTGCGGGTGCGCCTCGTCGACATCGCATCGACGGACGCCGAGCGCGATGCGGAGCGCCTCCTGGCCGAGCTGCTGCGCGAGAGTGAAGACGACGTCGTGGCGCTGCGCGGAGCGCATCGCTGGGTGGAGCACGTCGAAGCGCTCGACCTGGCCGACGCGCCGCGTATCGGGGCCGGCTCCCTCATCGTGCTGCTCGGTGGGCTCGGGCGCATGGGACGCGCGATGGCGAAATGGCTGGTCCGCGAGCGCAACGCGCGCGTCGTGTTGGCGAGCCGCAGCGCCCCGGACGCACACGACGCCGACGCGCTCGAGCCGGAGCTCTCGGAGTGGTGCGCGGTCGGTAGCGCGGAGGTGCATCGCGTCGACGTCACCGACCCGAAAGATCTCGGTCGCTTCCTCGACGACGTCGCGACCCGGCTCGGTGCGATCGATCTGATCTTCCATCTCGCGAACGAGCCTGCGCGCACGCCCCTCGATCGCTCGGATGCCGAGTCCCTGTTGTTTCCCCTGACCACCAAGGTCGGCGGTGCCCTCGCCCTGGAGCGGGCGTTGGAAGGCCACGCCCCGGTGGTCGTGGTGCTGTCGTCGTCTCTCGCTTCGCTGCTCGGCGGTCCCGGAACCGCGAGCTACACGGCGGCGAACGCATTCCTCGATGCGTTCGCCGGTGCGCGTCGGGGCGTCTGGCGCAGCGTCTCGTGGGATGTCTGGAACGACCCCGGTGCGCCCCTTGCGAACCTCCAGGCGGGTCTCGACGTGGCCGACGCCATGGAACAGCTGGAGCGCATCCTCGCGGCTGCCGAGCTTCCGCACGCCTTCGTGTCCGCGCGCGACCTCGCGCAGCGACGCCAAGAGGTCGCCGAACGCTTGCGCGCGGATCACTTCGCAGCGCGCGAGGGTTCCACCGACCACCTCGAGAGAGCGCCCCGGCCTCCGATCGGAACGCCCTACGTCGCGGCGCGCAACGAACTCGAGCAGGCCCTGGCAGAGATCTGGGCCGAGGTGCTCGGCCTGGAGACCGTGGGCGTCGACGACCCGTTCTTCGATCTCGGCGGTGACTCGCTGCTCGCGACGATGCTGCTCTCGAAGGTGACCGAGCGGTTTGCGATCGAGATCCCGGTCGATCGGTTCTTCGAGGCGCCGACCGTCGCCGAGGCCGCGGTGGTCCTAGCCGAGCAGCTCGAGGGGGAAGCCTCTGAAGACGAACTCGACGCCTTGCTGGCCGAGATGGAAGACCTCTCGGACGCGGATGCGGCGCGCCTGCTCGAGCAGGAGGACGCGTCGTGA